Proteins encoded by one window of Methanomassiliicoccaceae archaeon:
- the pylC gene encoding 3-methylornithine--L-lysine ligase PylC — MRLAIVGGALQGMEAVYLSKRAGYETVVIDRKTYAPALSLADEAHVMDPIKDPDSAMKIFSDCDAVIPACEELDLLKLLDLKLKGTGIPLLFDMKSYEISCSKERSNILMDKAGVPLPRPWPECGFPVIVKPSCQSGSVGVTAARNEEERQAGLRKVSELNDVPIVQEFVSGRSISIEAIGNGEKARAYVTTEVVLDRKYDCKMVRCNPDIISHEEDEMFRDVCRKTAELMHLKALMDMEAIDTPRGLRVLEIDARIPSQTPAAIDAGSGINLLKELADCAMGKVPSGKNTRRAGVYEHYVFRNGILSTSGEKEFGHIRNPRICAGLFGSDRMITDYEPGKAEWHATVITEGRDEADADRKRMAVRDRMICESEAKAFDDGSPELV, encoded by the coding sequence ATGAGACTTGCGATAGTAGGCGGTGCCCTCCAGGGCATGGAAGCGGTCTATCTGTCTAAGAGGGCGGGATACGAGACCGTCGTAATAGACAGAAAAACGTATGCACCGGCACTTTCACTTGCCGACGAGGCTCACGTCATGGACCCTATCAAGGACCCGGATTCGGCAATGAAGATATTCTCCGACTGCGATGCAGTGATCCCGGCATGCGAGGAGCTGGACCTGCTCAAGCTATTGGACCTGAAACTCAAAGGCACAGGGATACCGTTGCTTTTCGACATGAAGTCGTATGAAATATCCTGCTCGAAAGAGCGTTCAAATATACTTATGGACAAGGCGGGCGTGCCTCTTCCGAGACCTTGGCCCGAATGCGGTTTCCCAGTTATAGTCAAACCATCGTGCCAGAGCGGGAGCGTCGGCGTAACCGCGGCAAGAAACGAAGAGGAACGTCAGGCCGGATTGAGAAAGGTCAGCGAACTCAACGATGTCCCTATCGTTCAGGAATTTGTATCGGGAAGGAGTATTTCGATCGAGGCCATCGGTAACGGCGAGAAGGCACGCGCATATGTTACGACCGAAGTTGTCTTGGACAGGAAATATGACTGCAAGATGGTAAGATGCAACCCTGATATCATCTCTCATGAGGAGGACGAGATGTTCAGGGACGTTTGCAGAAAGACAGCCGAACTGATGCATCTGAAAGCTTTGATGGATATGGAGGCCATCGACACCCCCAGAGGGCTGAGGGTCCTCGAGATCGATGCAAGGATCCCCAGCCAGACTCCCGCAGCGATAGACGCCGGTTCAGGAATCAACCTGCTGAAGGAGCTTGCGGACTGCGCGATGGGCAAAGTTCCATCGGGAAAAAATACCCGCAGGGCCGGCGTCTATGAACATTACGTCTTCAGAAACGGCATCTTGAGCACCAGCGGCGAAAAGGAGTTCGGACACATAAGGAACCCCCGGATATGCGCAGGGTTGTTCGGGTCCGACCGCATGATAACCGACTATGAGCCGGGAAAGGCGGAATGGCATGCTACGGTCATAACGGAGGGGCGCGACGAGGCAGACGCCGACAGAAAACGCATGGCGGTACGCGATCGCATGATATGCGAATCAGAAGCGAAGGCATTCGACGACGGAAGCCCGGAGCTGGTCTGA
- the pylSc gene encoding pyrrolysine--tRNA(Pyl) ligase large subunit, with amino-acid sequence MVVRYTESQIQKLREYGDGPVDLSEFSDAAERDISFTKLMAAEMSANDAAIKDMVSNPRGHDLVQLERELSKALMDAGFVEVRTPTIISKAALAKMTITEDHPLYRQVFFIDSKRCLRPMLAPNLYYYMRKLRDHTDDTIRFFEIGSCFRKESHSGRHLEEFTMLNLVEQGQIEDPVADLREFIDIVMDTVGMKYETAREESDVYVETLDVEVDGVEVASGAVGPHILDAAHDIHEPWCGIGFGLERLLAMKNGKNSVRKTGRSLTYMNGRKID; translated from the coding sequence ATGGTCGTTCGCTACACAGAATCGCAAATACAAAAGCTCAGAGAGTACGGCGACGGCCCTGTTGACCTTTCAGAATTTTCTGACGCAGCCGAGAGGGACATCTCCTTCACCAAACTTATGGCGGCCGAGATGTCTGCCAACGATGCCGCTATCAAGGATATGGTTTCAAATCCGCGCGGGCACGACCTCGTCCAGTTGGAGAGGGAGCTCAGCAAGGCGCTGATGGATGCCGGATTCGTCGAAGTGAGGACTCCCACGATAATATCCAAGGCAGCGCTGGCCAAGATGACTATAACAGAAGACCACCCGCTCTACAGGCAAGTTTTCTTCATAGACAGCAAGAGGTGCCTCAGGCCGATGCTGGCACCCAATCTTTACTATTACATGAGGAAGCTTCGAGACCACACCGACGATACGATAAGGTTCTTCGAGATAGGATCGTGCTTCAGAAAAGAATCCCACAGCGGAAGGCACCTGGAAGAATTCACGATGCTGAATCTCGTCGAGCAGGGGCAGATAGAAGATCCGGTGGCCGATCTCAGAGAGTTCATCGATATTGTGATGGACACTGTAGGGATGAAGTACGAGACGGCACGCGAGGAATCGGACGTCTACGTGGAAACGCTTGACGTAGAGGTCGATGGCGTAGAGGTGGCATCGGGCGCCGTCGGGCCGCACATCTTGGATGCGGCACACGATATTCACGAGCCATGGTGCGGGATAGGCTTCGGCCTCGAACGTCTCTTGGCCATGAAAAACGGAAAGAACAGCGTACGTAAGACCGGGCGCAGCCTGACATATATGAACGGACGCAAAATAGACTGA